The following DNA comes from Candidatus Babeliales bacterium.
GCATGAATTAATCTATGCTGGTGGTAATGATGAGTGTGTAGTACAAAAAATTTTTATTGTTGATAAAAACAAGCCTAAAATTGATCTGTTAATTGAGATTGCGCCGAAAAATGGCGAACACATTCAAGCAGAGCCTCGCATTTTCTTTCCTGCACCATGTATGCCCGATCTTAAGGATAATGACATTATCTCGTCAATTGTAATTGATAAAGCGAATGTGTTTGCAAAAAAACACGTAAACCAATTAGATGTATTCAGTGGGTGGTTTAAGCCAATATTGTTTGGTACAGATAATCGTTACTTTATACATACACTCATTACAGATGATAATAATTTTGCTCATCGCGCATATTATAAATTGGAAGACAGAACTCGTTTGTTTTCAATTCTTGAAGGTCCTACTGTAACAGAAAAAACATCATGGCAGTTATCATTTTATTTTGGTCCAAAAGAGCTTGATGCAATTGCTGCCGTTGATACACGTTTAGAAAAAACGTTAGATTATTCTGGTGTGCTTTCGTCATTAGCAAAACTAATGTTGTATTTTCTCAATTGGTTTTACAAATATCTACACAATTATGGGTTAGCAATTATAGCATTAACATTGCTGATTCAACTGTTATTACTGCCTGTTTCGCTGCGCAATAACGAGGAAAAATTTAAAAAACAGCAGATGGAATATCAAAGACAGTTGGCGTATATTGAACAGCGCTTTAAAAATAATCCAGATCAGTTGCTTGCAGAACGTACTGAACTGATACGTAAAAATGGACTACCGGGACTTGGATGTTTGTTGCCACTTTTAATTCAATTGCCTATCTTTTTTGCACTTAGTCGTGTACTTTCAAGTTCGTTTGAATTGTATCAAGCGCCAATGTTATGGATTCCAGACCTCTCATTACGTGATCCTTATTTTATTCTTCCCATTTTAGTTACTCTTACTATGCTTATTCAAGATACCAAAGGCGATCCTCAACAAAGAATGAGTAAAATTGTAATGGCGTTTGTTTTTGGAGCGCTTACTGCAAGTTTTTCAGCAGGACTTACGTTGTATATTTGTGCGGGCAGAGTTTTTGGTTTTATTCAAGCAAGACTAATGGCTTATTTTAAATTGGTATAACTATGTTAGAAGAATTACCGACGCTTGCTCATTTATTAAAAGTGTTACAGCAGGTTCCATATCTTGCTTCGAAAAATTTGTATCGTGTTACAGCACATTTTTTGGAAATGCAACCACAGCAAATAGCCCAATTTTGTGCATCGCTGCAAGCAGCAAAAGAAAGATTAAAAAAGTGCTCTACCTGTTTTTACTGGCAAGAAATTGCATCAATGTGCATTTTCTGTTCATCTGCAAAACGAGATCAGACAATTGTATGTGTTGTTGAAACATGGCAAGAGATACTTGCGATAGAAAAAACAAAAGGATACTTAGGTGTATACCATGTATTGGGAGGTTCGATTTCTCCACTTGAAGGTATAGGGCCAGAAGATCTTACCATTGATGCATTGGTTGATCGAGTTGGTAATGAAATAATAAAAGAAGTGATTTTAGCTACGAATCAAACGCCTGAAGGT
Coding sequences within:
- a CDS encoding YidC/Oxa1 family insertase periplasmic-domain containing protein — translated: MNMRDLVVPVGFALVTVFALNYFFPGSTAKEEVESSFVAPKEKKEYKPLNVEVDFFDQKRTSQRKITDLETQWGALSFSTDGASLDSVDFNRESDGRTKTIRTVFPVTDTDRANRCFLVALQDKTPFYYILLSAQENDQAHELIYAGGNDECVVQKIFIVDKNKPKIDLLIEIAPKNGEHIQAEPRIFFPAPCMPDLKDNDIISSIVIDKANVFAKKHVNQLDVFSGWFKPILFGTDNRYFIHTLITDDNNFAHRAYYKLEDRTRLFSILEGPTVTEKTSWQLSFYFGPKELDAIAAVDTRLEKTLDYSGVLSSLAKLMLYFLNWFYKYLHNYGLAIIALTLLIQLLLLPVSLRNNEEKFKKQQMEYQRQLAYIEQRFKNNPDQLLAERTELIRKNGLPGLGCLLPLLIQLPIFFALSRVLSSSFELYQAPMLWIPDLSLRDPYFILPILVTLTMLIQDTKGDPQQRMSKIVMAFVFGALTASFSAGLTLYICAGRVFGFIQARLMAYFKLV
- the recR gene encoding recombination mediator RecR encodes the protein MLEELPTLAHLLKVLQQVPYLASKNLYRVTAHFLEMQPQQIAQFCASLQAAKERLKKCSTCFYWQEIASMCIFCSSAKRDQTIVCVVETWQEILAIEKTKGYLGVYHVLGGSISPLEGIGPEDLTIDALVDRVGNEIIKEVILATNQTPEGEATATYIARKLKGKDIVISCLARGLPVGSSLEGMDRLTVFKALSDRRPF